A stretch of Chelmon rostratus isolate fCheRos1 chromosome 18, fCheRos1.pri, whole genome shotgun sequence DNA encodes these proteins:
- the LOC121622317 gene encoding DNA (cytosine-5)-methyltransferase 3A-like isoform X6 has protein sequence MTASPDSSVSAECEMATSDPCANAPPTPPEEPEPSPSPRKRRGRRKLDQTAKNKDEPDDRNCDSPREGETGRLRRRPVPRVTFQAGDPYYISRRQREEWLSRWKMEAERRAYREAEMNMMDDLSEGDSPKDEEPASPAPPPSQQHTDPASPTVAVTPEPVARGEQATPREMEYQDGRGFGIGTLVFGKLRGFSWWPGRIVSWWMSGRSRAADGTRWVMWFGDGKFSVQRHIRCSERGSKVLPQRVCVEKLMPLSSFSSAFHQPTYNKQSMYRKAIFEALQVASVRAGRPVPSCDASDDADGVEIQTTQMIEWAMTGFLPSGPQSLDPPEGEQNPYKEVYPEMWAEPEAAYTPPPAKKPRKNAAEKAKIREVIDEGTRERLIFEIKKKTRNIEDICISCGSLNVSLEHPLFVGAMCQGCKNSFLECAYQYDDDGYQSYCTICCGGREVLMCGNNNCCRCFCVECVDLLVGAGSAAAAIKEDPWNCYMCGPRNTYGLLRRRDDWPCRLQHFFANNHEQEFEPAKLYPPVAAEKRKPIRVLSLFDGIATGLLVLKDLGIQVDKYVASEVCEDSITVGMVRHHGRIMYVGDVRNVTHKHIEEWGPFDLVIGGSPCNDLSIVNPARKGLYEGTGRLFFEFYRLLHEARPKPGDERPFFWLFENVVAMGVSDKRDISRFLECNPVMIDAKEVSAAHRARYFWGNLPGMSRPLSPMTNDKLDLQECLEHGRTAKFEKLRTITTRSNSVKQGKDEHFPVFMDNKEDILWCTEMERVFGFPVHYTDVSNMSRLARQRLLGRSWSVPVIRHLFAPLKEYFACN, from the exons GAGATggcgacctctgacccctgcgCAAACGCCCCCCCAACTCCGCCTGAGGAGCCGGagccctccccctcccctcgcAAGAGGCGTGGGCGTCGGAAACTAGACCAAACGGCAAAGAATAAGG acGAGCCAGACGACAGAAACTGCGACTCCCCCAGAGAG ggCGAGACTGGGAGGCTGCGGAGGAGGCCAGTCCCCAGAGTGACTTTCCAGGCTGGAGATCCGTACTACatcagcaggagacagagggaagaatGGCTCAGCCGCTGGAAGATGGAG GCAGAGCGGCGGGCgtacagagaggcagagatgaacATGATGGACGACCTATCAGAGGGAGACTCTCCTAAAGATGAGGAGCCAGCCAGCCCAGCCCCTCCCCcttcacaacaacacacagacccCGCCTCCCCAACAGTCGCCGTGACACCGGAGCCGGTTGCCAGGGGAGAACAGGCCACACCCAGGGAGATGGAGTACCAG GACGGCAGGGGTTTTGGCATCGGCACGCTGGTGTTTGGGAAGCTGCGAGGCTTCTCCTGGTGGCCCGGCCGGATCGTTTCCTGGTGGATGAGCGGCCGAAGTCGAGCTGCAGATGGCACCCGCTGGGTGATGTGGTTTGGAGACGGCAAGTTCTCTGTG cagagacacatcagATGCTCAGAAAGGGGATCCAAAGTCCTCCCACAACGa gtttgTGTGGAGAAGCTGATGCCTCTGAGCTCTTTCTCATCTGCCTTCCACCAGCCCACCTACAACAAACAGTCCATGTACCGGAAAGCCATCTTTGAGGCTCTGCAG GTCGCCAGCGTACGGGCGGGGAGGCCAGTTCCTTCCTGTGATGCGAGCGATGACGCAGACGGGGTGGAGATTCAAACCACTCAGATGATCGAATGGGCCATGACCGGCTTTCTACCCAGTGGTCCGCAATCACTGGACCCTCCAGAGG GCGAGCAGAATCCATATAAGGAAGTGTACCCGGAGATGTGGGCCGAACCTGAGGCGGCGTACACGCCTCCACCTGCCAAGAAACCGCGCAAGAACGCAGCTGAAAAAGCAAAGATCAGAGAGGTGATCGACGAAGGGACCAGAG AGAGGCTCATATTTGAGATCAAAAAGAAGACCAGGAACATAGAAG atATCTGCATCTCCTGTGGAAGCCTCAACGTCTCTCTGGAGCATCCTCTCTTCGTAGGAGCAATGTGCCAGGGCTGCAAG AACTCGTTCCTGGAGTGTGCCTACCAGTACGACGACGACGGCTACCAGTCCTACTGCACCATCTGCTGTGGAGGCAGGGAAGTGCTCATGTGTGGCAACAACAACTGCTGTAG gtgtttctgtgtggagtgCGTGGATCTGTTGGTAGGAGCCGGCTCGGCGGCGGCGGCCATCAAAGAAGACCCCTGGAACTGCTACATGTGCGGCCCCCGGAACACCTACGGGTTGCTGCGACGGCGGGACGACTGGCCCTGCAGACTACAGCACTTCTTCGCCAACAACCACGAACAGGAATTC GAGCCAGCCAAGTTGTATCCTCCAGTcgcagcagagaagaggaaaccAATCAGAGTTCTCTCCCTGTTTGACGGCATTGCCACAG GTCTGTTGGTGCTGAAGGATTTGGGCATCCAGGTTGACAAATACGTGGCATCAGAGGTGTGTGAGGACTCCATCACTGTCGGCATGGTTCGACACCACGGCCGCATCATGTACGTGGGCGACGTACGCAAcgtaacacacaaacat ATCGAAGAGTGGGGACCATTTGATCTGGTGATAGGAGGAAGCCCCTGCAACGACCTCTCCATAGTCAACCCTGCAAGAAAAGGCCTTTACG AGGGAACCGGCCGGTTGTTTTTCGAGTTTTACCGTCTGCTGCACGAGGCTCGACCTAAGCCGGGCGACGAGCGGCCGTTCTTCTGGCTGTTTGAGAACGTGGTCGCTATGGGAGTTAGTGACAAACGGGACATCTCCCGCTTTTTAGAG tGTAACCCAGTGATGATCGATGCCAAGGAGGTCTCTGCTGCCCACCGCGCTCGCTATTTCTGGGGCAACCTGCCAGGCATGTCCAG ACCTCTGAGTCCCATGACGAACGACAAGCTGGACCTACAGGAGTGCCTCGAGCACGGACGCACAGCCAAG TTTGAGAAGTTGCGTACGATAACGACACGCTCCAACTCTGTGAAGCAGGGGAAAGACGAGCATTTCCCCGTCTTCATGGACAACAAGGAGGACATCCTCTGGTGTACCGAGATGGAAAG